The genomic region CATTGGATACAAAGTTGGCTCTAACCACTGCCTATCATCCTCAATCTGATGGTCAATCAGAGAGAGTTAATCAATGTTTAGAGATGTATTTGAGATGTGCCATCCATGATTGTCCTGCTAAGTGGAAGAAGTGGCTCCCATTAGCAGAGTTCCGGCACAATACATCCTATCATACTTCTATTGGATGCTCCCCCTAAGGTATTATATGGATATGACCCGGTGTTTGCGGCAGCCCCAATGTTGACTGATGAAGGGGATACAACAGTTCATGACTTACTGACAGAGAGGCAGCAGTGTTCTGAAATTCTAAAGACTCGGCTAGCAGCAGCCCAAAACAGAATGAAAATTCAAGCTAATAAGAAGAGATCTGATCGGGTGTTCCAAGAAGGAGAAATGGTTCTTCTCAAATTGCATCCCTATGTGCAAAGCTCGATCGTTAATCGACCTTGTCCCAAATTGGCTTACAAGTATTTTGGGCCATTCAAAGTCTTGGAAAAGGTTGGTTCAGTTGCATATAGATTGGAGTTACCAGAAAATTCTTTGGTGCATCCGGTTTTCCATGTGTCCCAGTTAAAGGCCTTTACGCCAAATGTTGTTCCGGTGTTCTCAGATTTTTCTCAAATGGTGGATTTATCTCAAGTTGATGTCAAGCCCTTGTACATTGTGGATCGGCGAATGGTGCGGAAAGGTAGTCATGCTGTCATTCAAGTACGTGTTGTGTGGGCTCATCTGCCAGAGGAGGCAGCGACTTGGGAAGATTATGAGGTGATCAAGAAGCGCTTTCCAGATGCCCTTGATTGGGGACAATCAAGCTCGGGCGAGGGGGTGATGTCAGTGATGTGACTGATTGACTGAGCTCGATGGAAGCAGGAGGTTGATTCATTGTAATTCATTTGTGTAATTGGGCCCTATGATGGCCATATTAGCAGTGGGCTGTATTGGCCTAGTATTGTTGTACTATAAATACTGGACAAGTACTTGGGAAAGGCAGAAAAAGAGAATAACAGAAATTACTCATACCTGATTTCCCTCCTCTCTGTTTGTCGCATCTGTTTGTCGCATTTGGAATCTTCCTCCTCGGCAACGACTAACGACGGTGGAGGTGCGCCACCGTCCTAGAGTCGTTACAATCACCAAACCAGCCCTAATGTGGCTGGCTGGCTGCCTGCGGCGGTACTCCACGTGAGCAATAAACTGTCATAAGTAGGTTATAATATTTCCTCTCGAGCAATAAACTGTCTCCAACACATCCAGGATCATATCAGAGACAAATCATAGAGAACTCAGACAGACAGCTAATTCTTTCATCAGAGAATCAAACAGTCTACCCCAGTTTCATCGGACGTCCAGTGAGGCATCTCCAGTTATTAGAGACTCACTTGCAGATTGAACTCCTAATTCTCTACCCCAGTTTCCGCACGCGAACTGGCCAGGAAACGATGCCATTGCTGCACATCTGAAAAACCGAGCCATTGCATACAAGTTCATCTCCGCATATTAATTACAGGGCCCTAAAGAAGAGGAAGAAAATGGTGCGACAATGATCCGCCAAGCGCCAACTATTGGCTGTCAAAAGTCAAAGACTGTGCGTGCCCTTCGGCTCCAAGGCCTTCCCAACATCGTCGGTGTACCTCTGTCATCCTCTCCACCGGATTGCAGATGCCAGTGCAGTTCCAGTCGAAGGACGCCGCACATGGGTTCCCGGCCTGCCCTTTCCATTCGCAGTCTGCAAGATCATCAAAGATGGCAAATGAAATGTGTGTAGTGAGACGTGAGAACTAGAGGCACCACACTGTACCTGAACAATTAGCTGACAAGGTCAGAGACATATTTATGAAAGGTAAATAGGTGTCTAATACTCGTGCGTTCATAAGGTTCCCTTTAAAGTGCATCAGGAAACATGCCTATAATGATCAGAGCTACCAGCGATGATTGGTCAGGTACAGAGAGTACATTCAATACCAAAGACGAAAGAATAGTACCAGTTACAGCAGCATTGAAGTGAAAAGGATAGAACATGCTATCGAGAGACCGGCCAGACAAGAAGCTTATTGCTTCACAAGGTCAACAAGGAGTACACTACACCCACAATGGCAGGAAAAAAATTCCAAGCTGTATTAAAATCATTGTATCTCGAGTATGTTCAAAAATAAAAATTCTACCGCTCAGTGTTGGTAGCACTCCGATAAACGAAACATTCAATCAATTTCAGGCTCCACTGTTGCCCAAGATGGACGCTAGACCTTAAGTGTCGCTTAGGTGCTAGGCAGTAGGCGCTACCGTCTCGACTAGCCTGTCCAATCACCATAGGTGGTAGATGCTGGTGTGCCTACCACCAGGTGCTTAGGAGCAGGGGCAATTGATCAGGGGCCTTGGATTCTATTGGTGCAGACTGTTGTTGAACACCAATTTGTCAACTATAAGAATGCCTGGTTCAAGCGTGGGACCATTGCTGGTAAGCAGAGGACATTGCTGGTAAAAAGGGGACACAAAGCTGGAGAAAGCAAGTTTTGACTAATAAAAAGTGCAGTTGTTACACATTTCATATCAATCTTTTCTCACTAAAAACTTCAAAATTGTCTTACCTAAATACTCGTACAGTAAAGCAACTACCTTCAAGGTTAAGCAAAGGCATGCCACTATCCCAATGAGCATGCAATGATTAACTAGATGCTACAGGAGTAGATACCAAAGAAGCATGGAAACTTGGGTGTAAATGGAGACGCCAACCTGGGGGAGTACCACAGCAAAGGCTTCTCTCATCAACATGCTCAACTTCCAACCCGATCAACCAAGAGCCAAATGATACATCTTCATTTGAATACTTGTGCAGGATATGCCTGAAAGTGGTGTTTAGAAAATGTGAAATAAACAGTTCATCAGTTAGGTCTATTAGGATTCCACACCATCAAAACTCACCGGTTTGCTGATATGTAAGTTGCTAAATCCCTGGTTACAGCATACAACTGACGTGTTGCATGCCTAAAGTAGTTGTTACCCTCAGTCCCAAACTTCCAATGGTCTGGCTCATAATACTTGGAGTCACTGTTAACATTAGACAGGAACTTTATTATGTCATATCTGAAAACAAGTGTTGCTAAGATGAAATTAGTTGTTAGTGATTTGCTAGTAAGAAAGGCCCTTATAATGAGTAAATGTGGAAGTGCGATCTCAGCTGCTGTGGAGATGAACTACGTTTGTAAATAAAAGTCATAATATGTGGAAAAGAAAGTCTGCAAATATGGACcgttagagcaactccagtagttcttTAAAAAAAAGTAGCTCCTTAAATTCTGGTTTAGGAGTAAAAAAACTTTGATCTCCAACAGTTCCTTATATTTAGGTAGTAAATCAAATTTGAAATCTTTTTGCGGACACAATATTGACCAATGTATTAGTattactttacattgtgtattaaaATAGAcccagaagattttttgtacgtcACAACTTAAAAGCGATTTTCAGTTCTATCCTCCAGCAGTTTAATTGGACACGAAAGTATATATATTCTCTATTCTAGTCAAAGACGGAGAATAAAACTGATTATCTATATCGCATAACCTGGGCACGTTCATTACATAAATAACCTAGGCACTAGAATCTGCCAAATGTTAAATATTGTGAAGAGCATATAGCTAGCAATACACGATTAAATTAGCAACCCTCCAACATAAAGCAAAAGTGAATGTCCACTGTCCAAAAACAAGAAATTCGAAAGCATCCGTGCCTGTTTTTTTGTTTCGGGACTTGCTAAAGGGTTGTCAAATGTAGGGACGAATAGGGTTAGATGAGAAGTGACTAAATTTAGGAAGTTAATTTAGAGAGCTGTTGGAGAGGAGTTTTTGTGCTAACTATCTAAATTACTGATTTAGAGAgtcatttagagaactattgaagTTGCTCTTACTTCTTAGCAACAACAGGTCCAGATTTCATGCAGCCAATGTACACCCGAGGTTTCATCCTGTGTCGCGCCAAAATCGATCTGGTGATACCTGTATTGAAAAGAGCCCCCCAAATCACAGTGTGATGCACCAGCACTATACTTGGTTGATCAAAGGCGAAAGGGTCCCATCTTTGCATACCAATGTTGACATGGACATTATCGTCGGCTTTTACATAGAAATCAGCGTCCCACATTGTAAGAGCAGTCGAAAGGAACATCTGAACCTTCATAGGGAGCCCTCCATAGCCTTCCACATGATTCTGTATATAGGATGATTAATGTTGCAAACACATCAGTGGTGGCTAACTTGCTGTCGCTGAGCAAAGGAAAGGAGAAAAGTTGAAACTAATCAACTGAACATACAATTCTCAAGATATCACTGTATTCTTCATCCTCCATATCAATTGCATGGTCGACCTCATTTTCCAGGTTTGGATTTGCACTGCAAGAAAAATCCCCAAATTTCAGGAACAAAGAAGAATGTTGTGTCACCATCTGTTTTTATCTCCTGCTCAAAACAAGACCATACCTGCGTCCAACAACAAAACGGATAACAACGCCCTTGTCTTCCAATCTTCGCAACTGATCACCTACAGACGGTTCAATATTTTTACATTTGCCAAAAAAAAATGAAACAAAAGCTCCACAGTACAAAATGGAAGGGAAAGGCATCTGCCCTGTGGCATCCACGTCTGCCTTATTGAATCTCTCCGCTTCCGGTTAGCAAGAGTGGTGAAAACGCCCATGACAAAAGACATCCTACGCCGCGCGGTTCCCTGGTCGCCCTCCGAGTCCGAGTCGCCCGGTGACATGCCCTGGCTCATCGCCTGGGCGGCTCTAGCCGCAGCCAGGCGCATCTCGATGTCGGATATCGTCTTGTCCAACGCCCTGCAACCGAAACACCGAGACGCTGCATTACAACAGACAGACCCCCCATATTTTAACCAGGCAGATAGATTCTGGAATGGAAGAAGCTTGTGGTATTACATGACGACTTCGCGAGTCTGTGACGCTTGGTTCAACACGGCCCTCGAGTGGTCAGGGCCAGCCTGGGAAACCGCAGACCAAACAAATGTCTGAATGCGCGTTCACGGCAGCACTAAAGGAAGAGAGGGGAAATCGCATTACCTTGTCTGGGCAACCGGGATGAGGCTCAGGAACAGGCCAGTACCTGCACAATCCACACAGATCGATGCAGACCAGTTACCACCGCTCCCTTGCCTTGAGAGCGACGAGCATTGCCTCAGACTAGATTGCAGCTGGCAGGCAAAAGCAGCGAGGCGAGGGACCGGATGCTGGCGGGTTGTTAGGGGCTAGGGctggggagaggggaggggaggcgTACGGACCTGTTgacgacgccgacgccgacgaGGAAGCAGGCGGCGCAGAGCGCGGCCACGCACCGCGTGGGCACCCGCGCCGGCGAAGACTTGTGCGGCCTCAGCGCCGCCGCGGCCATCATCGTGGCTGGCCACCTCGGATGCCTCCTCGGTAGTCGTTCGAAAGGGAGGGTAGGGGGGAAAGCGAAGGCTCCGTCCGCGCCCCCCCAGGTGGCCAGGTCCGCCGTCCGCGTGAGAGCTCTGCCTTGGACTGCTAGCTGCTACCGCGGCCAACGCAGTGGGCAGTGGCCGCTCACGGTTGCTACGTGGACTCGGCTCACCTTTATCCCCCTGCTCCTCCGCGGTTCTACCAAAGATTGGGTCACTTTCTTGCCTTTTTTTATGTTGTAATGCTACCAGCTAACCTATGAGtgctaaataaataaaataaaaaaataccgAACAAATTCTGCTACTCCCTCCATCCCTAGTTTAGGTCGCCTTGTAGACTTGTTCTAAATCCAAACAAACTTAAGTTACCGTTTCTTTTATTAAGAGTTAGTGTGGGATTTACAAATAAAAAATATTGTGTAAGGTGCTCTTTAGCTTTTCCAGATTTCCCACGTACCACCCTTATTTTATTTAGCGTTAAATCTATGTCCGGATAAAGGTTGAGCAGCACAAGTAAAGCAACACAAGAAGTGCAAGCTAGCCACCGCTAATTGCGCCGGTAGTACGTATACGTACTAGCGCCCCGCCTTGTGCCAGTTTTGTCTGCCACTGGCGACTGGGTCCGGCGCACAAGGTACACGGACAGGGTCATTAACCGCGCGCTGTAGTCTGTATCCCTCGTGTCATGGTCTCATCGATGGGTGTTTGTGCGCGGACCGCGGAGCACGAAGCCGCGCAAGGCCGCCCCGCTTGTGGACACGGTCCTGGAGGCGCGCCGAGCCGCCGACCCGCCACCGACTACGCAACAGACAGAAGCTGCCACCGATGGGTGTTGGTGGTCCACCGTACGCTGGTTCGTGTGGAAGAAGAGAAAAAAACGTCGCTGCCGTACCAGGTACCATACCACACGAACCGGCGGGGGCCAAGAGGCCAGCAGGGCGCCGTGCACCGCATACGGCCCTGTAGTAAAAGGGCTCCTGCTGCGGGCCCACTTGTCATTGATGTCTGTTTGCTGGTGTCGCTGTCGCCACAACGCCACTCGCCGCGCCACATATGTTTTTTCCCTCACctgaaggagagagagagagagagttgcaTTTTTTAACAAAAACAAACAGACTAACAGAGTTATAATAAAGATTATAAAGTTATTACCAACAGTGGCGGGTGGGGGCGAGAGAGGCCACTGTTTCttaaaaaaaaatcaaaactTTGACCAGTCCTTTAACAAATACTCCCGGCTCAACCTTCTGCGCATTAAGACCAGGTAAGAATAAGGTTGGAAAAATGGTATTGGCTTGCCCTTTCCTCAAGCAGCGTTCGTCATAGTTGAGCGAAATCTGCCAGGTGGTTAAGCTGATCGGTAAAAGTAGCTCAAGCATTACCCTGTCAGGCAACAAAAAATTGATTAAAGAAAAAGACAGCAAAGTTGGAGTTGACTAGGTTTTTGACGTGGCAATGTTTCATGGTAGATGTGTTATCGTCGGGATGCAATACCATCCTACCGTTGTAAACTAATCAACATGCTAGAGAGAAGAGGTTTcgttaaaaaaaagaaaaatataCGGTACCATATATATGGTAGTATAAACTGGCTAACATTACACTCCAAGTCTCCAACCAAGCTGAACTGCTTGATCCGGTGCTGGTGTTAACCGTGTACGCATTCCCTCTCAAATAGTGCAAATAGTGCTGGGAATATGGGCCGGGCTTTTTAGACCAGCACGAGCACGGCACGAAAATAGGAACCCAAAGCATTGCCCAGCACAGCTCAATTAAACCAATAtatttaatttctttaatttagtaagatatcgaCTTTATATTGTTATTATATTGGTAGTTTatgtggttaaatgatgctagaattgtTTAATATTTTTAATTTAGTAAGTTATGGACTTTATATTGACGTGGCAATGTTTCATGGTAGTTGTGTTGTCGTCGAGATGCAATatcatctgtcggcgtttcgagaccggggggtccctgggccgacgagtgaaatgtcgccgcgtgccccagcccagatgggtcggtgcgaggccgagcgcgaaggggggaagtgaggtcaccggaggcgggcgtgagagaggtggaaatcccgcggccttcgtgttcgtcccgcgcccaggtcgggtgcgcttgcagtagggggttacaagcgtccacgcgggagagggagcgagcggcctcacgtgagcgcatgtcccgtcctcgtccccgcgcggccagccctctgtaagagggccctggtccttccttttataggcgtaaggagaggatccaggtgtacaatggggggtgtagcagagtgctacgtgtctagcggaggagagctagcgccctaagtacatgccgtcgtggcagccggagaggttttggcacccggttcttgtgatgtcgtggccgtcggaggagcgccggagcctggcggaaggacagctgtcggggctgtcgagtccttactgacgtcctcttgcttccgtaagggggcggagagctgccgtcgtcagggagtatgcggggcgccatcattgcctatctggcggagcgagccagatgggacaccggtcttgttccccatagcctgagtcagcttggggtagggtaatgatggcgcctcctgttgacgtggccggcccgcgccctaggttgggcgatgtggaggctcctccgaggtcgaggtcgagtctgtcttccgtggccgtggtcgagtccgagcctctgggtcgggcgaggcggagaccgtcggctgaggccagggctgagtccgagccctggggtcgggcgaagcggagttcgtcgtcttctggggcttagcccaagtccgagccctgggtcgggcggagcggagttcgtcgtcttctggggctgagcccaagtccgagccctgggtcgggcggagcggagttcgccgtcttccggggcttagcccaaggccgagccctgtgtcgggcggagcggagttcgccgtcttctggggcttagcccgagtgcgagccctgggtcgggcggagcggagttcgccgtcttccggggcttagcccaagtccgagccctgggtcgggcggagcggagttcgccgtcttcaggggctgagcccgagtccgagccctgggtcgggcgaagcggagcttcctatggtgtctgcggtcgggcctgactgcctgtcagcctcactctgtcaagtggcactacagtcggagcggcgcaggcggcgctgtctttctgtcaggccggttagtggagcggcgaagtgacggcggtcacttcggctctgtcgactgaagggtgcgcgtcaggataaaggtgtcaggccacctttgcattaaatgctcctgcgatttggtcggtcggcgcggcaattttggtcagggttgcttcttggcgaagacagggcctcgggcaagccggaagtatgttcgtcgctggaggggggcctcgggcgagacggagatcctccggggtcggctgcccttgcccgaggctaggctcgggcgaggcgtgatcgagtccctcgaatggatcgatccctgacttaatcgcacccatcaggcctttgcagctttgtgctgatgggggttaccagctga from Zea mays cultivar B73 chromosome 6, Zm-B73-REFERENCE-NAM-5.0, whole genome shotgun sequence harbors:
- the LOC100192541 gene encoding beta-1,6-galactosyltransferase GALT31A isoform X2, translated to MALDKTISDIEMRLAAARAAQAMSQGMSPGDSDSEGDQGTARRRMSFVMGVFTTLANRKRRDSIRQTWMPQGDQLRRLEDKGVVIRFVVGRSANPNLENEVDHAIDMEDEEYSDILRINHVEGYGGLPMKVQMFLSTALTMWDADFYVKADDNVHVNIGMQRWDPFAFDQPSIVLVHHTVIWGALFNTGITRSILARHRMKPRVYIGCMKSGPVVAKNDSKYYEPDHWKFGTEGNNYFRHATRQLYAVTRDLATYISANRHILHKYSNEDVSFGSWLIGLEVEHVDERSLCCGTPPDCEWKGQAGNPCAASFDWNCTGICNPVERMTEVHRRCWEGLGAEGHAQSLTFDSQ
- the LOC100192541 gene encoding beta-1,6-galactosyltransferase GALT31A isoform X1; translated protein: MMAAAALRPHKSSPARVPTRCVAALCAACFLVGVGVVNRYWPVPEPHPGCPDKAGPDHSRAVLNQASQTREVVMALDKTISDIEMRLAAARAAQAMSQGMSPGDSDSEGDQGTARRRMSFVMGVFTTLANRKRRDSIRQTWMPQGDQLRRLEDKGVVIRFVVGRSANPNLENEVDHAIDMEDEEYSDILRINHVEGYGGLPMKVQMFLSTALTMWDADFYVKADDNVHVNIGMQRWDPFAFDQPSIVLVHHTVIWGALFNTGITRSILARHRMKPRVYIGCMKSGPVVAKNDSKYYEPDHWKFGTEGNNYFRHATRQLYAVTRDLATYISANRHILHKYSNEDVSFGSWLIGLEVEHVDERSLCCGTPPDCEWKGQAGNPCAASFDWNCTGICNPVERMTEVHRRCWEGLGAEGHAQSLTFDSQ
- the LOC100192541 gene encoding beta-1,6-galactosyltransferase GALT31A isoform X3 translates to MALDKTISDIEMRLAAARAAQAMSQGMSPGDSDSEGDQGTARRRMSFVMGVFTTLANRKRRDSIRQTWMPQGDQLRRLEDKGVVIRFVVGRSANPNLENEVDHAIDMEDEEYSDILRINHVEGYGGLPMKVQMFLSTALTMWDADFYVKADDNVHVNIGITRSILARHRMKPRVYIGCMKSGPVVAKNDSKYYEPDHWKFGTEGNNYFRHATRQLYAVTRDLATYISANRHILHKYSNEDVSFGSWLIGLEVEHVDERSLCCGTPPDCEWKGQAGNPCAASFDWNCTGICNPVERMTEVHRRCWEGLGAEGHAQSLTFDSQ
- the LOC100192541 gene encoding Beta-1,6-galactosyltransferase GALT31A isoform 1 (isoform 1 is encoded by transcript variant 1); translation: MMAAAALRPHKSSPARVPTRCVAALCAACFLVGVGVVNRYWPVPEPHPGCPDKAGPDHSRAVLNQASQTREVVMALDKTISDIEMRLAAARAAQAMSQGMSPGDSDSEGDQGTARRRMSFVMGVFTTLANRKRRDSIRQTWMPQGDQLRRLEDKGVVIRFVVGRSANPNLENEVDHAIDMEDEEYSDILRINHVEGYGGLPMKVQMFLSTALTMWDADFYVKADDNVHVNIGITRSILARHRMKPRVYIGCMKSGPVVAKNDSKYYEPDHWKFGTEGNNYFRHATRQLYAVTRDLATYISANRHILHKYSNEDVSFGSWLIGLEVEHVDERSLCCGTPPDCEWKGQAGNPCAASFDWNCTGICNPVERMTEVHRRCWEGLGAEGHAQSLTFDSQ
- the LOC100192541 gene encoding Beta-1,6-galactosyltransferase GALT31A isoform 2 (isoform 2 is encoded by transcript variant 2), coding for MALDKTISDIEMRLAAARAAQAMSQGMSPGDSDSEGDQGTARRRMSFVMGVFTTLANRKRRDSIRQTWMPQGDQLRRLEDKGVVIRFVVGRSANPNLENEVDHAIDMEDEEYSDILRINHVEGYGGLPMKVQMFLSTALTMWDADFYVKADDNVHVNIGITRSILARHRMKPRVYIGCMKSGPVVAKNDSKYYEPDHWKFGTEGNNYFRHATRQLYAVTRDLATYISANRHILHKYSNEDVSFGSWLIGLEVEHVDERSLCCGTPPVYSLLTL